AACTCAGTTCGGCTTCGTTGCGAACTGAATCAATCAACCGATCCGATGTCTTGGTGAGCAGCTCATTGGCATCGTTCCAGCCAAGCATGCGCATCGCGCCGGATACCTGACCCAGCAAGGCAGGCAAAGGCTTGAGTTCATCAGTCGCACTGCGGTCACGGAACACCGCATCCAGCGCCTGTTCGACGAGCCGCATGTTGGCGCGGATTTCCTTCGCAACTTGCGAAATCGTCTGCCGCTCCTGGGCAAGACGGGTAAGCGAGTTGTCTTCGTTCTCAGCACGCAGTTCGACCGGAATCGGGGCGTTTGTCGTAGCGTAGTGGAGCCGCTGCAGGGCACGATCAACCTGCGTCCGGAACGACGACGGCAACGCCGCAATGTGCTCGAGCGCCGTCTCGATCAGGATCAGGCTGGTCGCGAACTCAATGGAAAGGTCATCGCCGATTACCTTGCCCTCACCGACCGACATCGCAGCGTTGGCGATGCCGCGACCGAGACTTGAGAACTCCGGCATGTGCAGTGCGTCGCATGCGGCCGGCAATTCACCGGTGGCTTCGCGCAACTTCGTAAAGGCATTGCCGCGACCCGCGTTAAGGCTGGTCCAGGCATCCTTGCAACGACCAACGATGGCGCCGAGTGCATTGATTGCCGGTTGCAACGCAACCACATCAATCTCGCGCGGCACGCGCTTCGGCACCAGAACATCAAGTTCGTACAGATTCTTGACTTCGTCAACCAGCGGGTTGCCGTTGCGCGCACGGGCAACGTGATAGAGCACTTCACGGCGCAGGCGGTCCGCGACACGCGTGGACCCCTCGACAAAGCGACGCACCTGCAGGTCTATGCGGGCAAGCAGTTGCTTGAGCGCGGTGGATGGCTCCACCATGCCGGTCTGCGTTGCCACCACCAGCGCGTGGGCCGACCACCAGAACGAACGTTGCGACGGCAGAGGATAGGCCGCCTCGATATCCGAGATGACGCGGCGCATCTGGTCAAGGCCAGCCTCGCTGCCACGCAGCCACTGCAGCAAGCCCTGCTGGAAGTCACGACGCTGCCGAAGCAGAAATGCCGGCATCCGTGACGGTTCGGGCGGTGCAGCATCCTGAACGCGCGCCGGTCGCCGGGACAAGTCCGGGAAAAACAGGTCGGCGGGGCCGTACTTCGCGTTGCGCAGCTTGCCCAGCGCCAGATATTCGGGAATAAAGCGAAGCGGCACCGGCGGTGAACCGCTGGCCATTTCCTTCAGATGAGACAGAAGCCGCCGGCAGCCTCGATCGACAAGATCCAGCGCCTCTTTGGGCACGGACTCGACGTCGCTGCTGAAGTGGCGTTCAAATTCCTGCACCAAGACCGCCAGGCCTTCAATGCCGACCAGCTCGAAGGCGCCCGCGACCTGGTGCAAATCTGAACGTACGGCATTGCGCAACTCCGCCGAAGGGGCGGAGCGCAACTTTTCTATGCTCTCCAGGGCGCGGTAAAGCGCGCTATCGATCTCCGCCTTCACCCATGTGATGGGGCCACTGTCGAGTTCGAGCGGGATGTCAATTGCCACGGTTCGCCGATCCCGTCCGATTACACCTTGAAGCCTGCCACCGAGCTACGCAGCGTTTGCGCCAGTCGGCCCAGTTCTTCAATGGAGACGTTGGTTTGCTGCGTGCCGCGAGAGGTTTCCTCGGTCACCGCCAGAATGTCCTGCATGCCGCGCGTCACTTCTGACACCGACGCCGACTGCGTTTGCGTTTGCACTGAGATGTTGCCCACAAGACTGGCGAGATCGCGCGAAACTCGACTGATTTCTGACAGCGCCTGACCGGCAGCGTCTGACAGGCGGGTACCTTCAACCACCCCCTGAGTGGTTTTTTCCATAGCGTTCACGGCGTCCTGAGTGTCGGCCTGAATCGCCCGCACCAGCGCTTCAATCTGCTTGGTCGCCTCGGCAGAACGTTCCGCCAGTCGCTGCACCTCTTCCGCAACCACCGTGAAGCCGCGACCCGCCTCACCGGCCGATGCTGCCTGGATGGCGGCGTTGAGAGCCAGCACGTTTGTCTGTTCGGTAATGTCGGAAATCAGCTCCACGATTTCACCGATCTCCTGAGAGCTTTCACCCAGACGTTTGATGCGCTTGGAGCTTTCCTGAATTTGCGCCCGGATCTCATTCATGCCTGCGATCTGGTTTTGCACCGCCAGGGAACCCTTTTCCGCCACATTCAAGGACTGCTCGGCCACTTTCGCGCCTTGTGTCGCGGAGGCTGACACCTCGTTAATCGACTGTGCCATCTGAAGTACCAGCGCACTGGAGCGCTGGATCTCGCCAGATTGCCGTTGCGACGCTTGATAGAGGCGTTGCGAAATGGCCTGTGCAGCCTGGGTTGCGCCGGCAACCTCACCGGTCGTCGCATTGATGTCCGACACCACCTTGCGCAGCTCGTCAACAGTGAAGTTGATCGAGTCGGCAATTGCCCCCGTCACATCTTCGGTAACGCTCGCCTTGACCGTCAGATCGCCGTCGGCCAGGGTTCCCATTTCGTTCAGCAGGCGCAGAATGGCTTCCTGGTTACGCTGGTTCTCACGTTCGTTTTCAGCAGCTCGAACACGCGCTTCGTTGAGGAACAAGTAACCCAGCGCTGCGCCGAGCAACAGCGAAAGAAGTCCGAGCGCCGCTGCGAGGTAGAGTGCAAAGTTTGCCGTGTTGCCAGCGCCTTCATAGGCGTTCGAGAGATTTTTGGCGCCTGCCATCAGTGGCTCGGCTTCCACAGTAATCACTTTGGCTGCCTGCTTGCCGGCGAGCAGCCTGGGCATGGCCCGCAATACCTCGACAAGACGCTTCTCCGTCTCTTGGAATCGGGACCCCAGCTCAGTCAATGTCTGTCGGGCCTCACCATCGCGAATGGCACTGACGCGGAGCGCGTCGCTGCCCTGCAGCAGACCATTCACAATGTCACGGAACGTCGCTGTATCTTTGCCGAGCAGGAACGCCACGTCGGAATCCACTTCATCGCCGACCAGCGCATTGGCGTTCTTGGCGATGCGCTGGGTGAGCATCACCAGATTGTTCGCGAGTGCGATTTCGCGGCCACTGCCGGACGAAAGCTGAGTGGCCAGTTGCTCTGCAAGCTCCAGCAGACCCTGATTGCCCTGGTTCACGTTACTTACAGCTTGTGACAGCGAAGTCAGGATCGCACGAGCGGCTACCAGTTCGTCCACTTTGCCGTCAACGAGCGTCCAGCGCTTTTCCAATTCGGTTACTGCGGTTCGCACGGCTTCAGACTGCGGCTCGCTCACCGAAACGCCGCGATACTCGCCGCCAGACGAGAGTGCCTTCAGGTTGCTCCGGAACTGCTCACGGCTCGACTGCAGTACATCAAAACCAGCTGCACCACCCATTTCCGACTGTGCGCCACCGCGGGCCAGACGCTGGGCCAGCATCTGCATCTCGGTTGCGGCCTCTTTCTGGGCGCCGTTTTTGCGTGCCTCGATCGCGTACAGACCGAACAGGATCAGCATCAGCACGAAACTGGTCGCCAACGCCGCCGCGAGGTACTGAAACTGCTTCGCGGTTGACAAGTGGCCAATCAATGGCAATTGCCGCACCGCCTTGCCGCCACGGGCAGCCGCACGCAACTGCTCGACCACTGACACAGCGCGAGTCGGATCGTAGGCGCTCGCCATGCCCGTGTCGCCCGCCAGCGGCGCTGCAACAACAGTCGGTATGTCGGCTGCCGGCGCCGAGCCTTTGCCCTTGAAGACTTTACCCAACTTTAGCTTCATAGCCCCTATCCCATAAATTATTCAGCGAACGACCTGCAAAAACTCAGCATCTGAGGCAAGCCGCTCCAGATCAACCTCGGTCCAACTCGTACCATCCCTGTCCACCCAGGCGGCGCTTTCCCACGCTCGGGTAAGCGGCGTCTCACCAGCGCGCATCTCGTCAAGCAGGCGCAGCCCAACGACCCGCGTCACGATCAGTCCCGCCCTAACTTTGCCAAGACGCTGCCCAAGCAAAATCAGCCGCTTGGCGGCAATGTCAGATGTGAGGTGCAGGCCCAACCACAGAGCAAAGTCCGTAACCGCGTATAGCGTGCCCCGCACGTTCGTGACCCCGAGAAACCAGGGCTGCGTCAGCGGCACCGGCGTGACCGAACCTACCGGCGAGACCTCGGAAACATCATCCAGGTTAAGCAAGAACCCCCGATCGCCGACCTGTACGGCCAGACGCGATTGCCGCTGCGGCAATTCGGCGGCCTGGCGCAAACGCATCGCCAGCGCTTCCTGAAAATCCCGCAGCCGATTTCGATCTCGCGCCACTTAGCGCTCCCCCTTCGACGATTGCCCGCTCCGGCGCGGCGCCGGATTTCGCGGAAGACTGTTGCTAGCCGTCAAGGCGCGCAATCTTGTCCAGCAGATCATTGGCATCGATCGGCTTGACAATGTAGTCGCGCGCCCCCTGCCGCAACCCCCAGATCTTGTCGGTCTCCTGACTCTTCGTGGTGCAGATGATCACCGGGATGTGTTTGGTCGCGTCATCCCGCGCTATCACTCGGGTGGCCTGGAAGCCGTTGAGGCCCGGCATGACAACGTCCATCAGAATCAGATCGGGCAGCAAAACCTTGGACTGGGCAACCGCCTCTTCGCCGCTGTCGCAGGTGTTGACTTCATAGCCGGCACGACGCAGGATTTCTGACAGCGCATGGCGCTCGGTTGGAGAATCGTCAACAACAAGAACTTTCTTCACAGGCATGGTGTTTCCTAGCTAATTGGCTCGTTCGCGGCCCGCGAAAGACGCCACCGCCGAAATGAGGCTCTCCTTGGTAAAAGGCTTGGTCAGGTACTGATCGGAGCCGACCATACGCCCTCTTGCGCGATCAAAAAGCCCGTCTTTTGAAGAGAGCATGACCACCGGGGTGGATTTGAATTTCGCGTTCTTCTTGATCAGCGCACATGTCAGATAGCCATCAAGGCGCGGCATCATGATATCGACGAAGATGACATCAGGTCGATGGTCGGCGATTTTTGCCAGCGCATCGAAACCATCCTCGGCAAGAATAACCTGACATCCCGCCTGCAACAGGAAGATCTCGGCGCTGCGACGAATGGTGTTGCTGTCGTCAATGACCATTACCTTGAGTCCGTCCACTTCGGACGGTTCCGCGTTAGCGCCTGTCGCCTGCATGTGCATGCTGCCAGAGTAAAAACAGTGAGGTGCAGTTTGCCACGCCTCGATCAAATTTGCATCGAACCGGCGCCTTTTTCTGCGACTTTTCTGTAGGTTGTAGGTGTGATGCAACTGTCATGATGACTTGGTCGCGTCCCATTCCGCCAATTGAATCGCCCTGAACCGACCGTCGTTTCAGCCCTGATTGAGGCCCAGAAAGAGTCGGTATGCGACGTTTTGCGTCTCTTCTATCCATGCATATCCCAGCTCGACTATGCGATTCAAGAACCGTTCAAGTTCCGGCGCATCGCGCTCCGGCACTTGGATACCTGCCAGTACGCGTCCGATATCCGAACCGTGATTCCGGTAGTGAAACAACGTGATATTCCAGTCGCCATTCATCACGCGCAAAAATTGCGCCAGCGCCCCCGGTCGCTCTGGAAAGTCAAATCGAAAAAGCCGCTCACCCACGGCTCCGGGGGCGTGCCCGCCAACGAGGTGGCGAACATGCAGTTTGGCCATTTCATTGTCGGTCAAGTCAACAGCCGCGATACCGGCCCGTTTGAAATCGCGAATGAGGCTGGCGGTCTCGCGCTTGTGCGACAGCTCGACCCCAACAAAGACATGAGCTTGGGTGCCGCCAGCGTACCGATAGTTGAACTCGGTTACCGAACGGGGCCCCAGCACTTCGCAAAATGCCCGAAAGCTGCCTGCTTTCTCGGGCAGCGTTACGGCCAATACCGCTTCGCGGGCTTCGCCAATGACAGCACGCTCCGCTACGAAGCGGAGGCGGTCAAAGTTCATGTTGGACCCGCAGGCGACTGCGACCAGGGTCTTGCCGCGGTAGCGGTGCTTTTCAGCGTATTTTTTCATGCCTGCGATCGCGGCTGCGCCGCCAGGCTCCAGAATTGACCGGCAGTCCGTGTAAACGTCCTTGATCGCCGCGCAAATCTCATCCGTGCTCACCAGCACGGTGTCGTCGACATACTGCTGACACAACCGGAATGTCTCGCTGCCAACCTGCTTGACGGCGATCGCGTCCGCAAACAGCCCTACCGTTGGCAACGTCACCCTGCGGCCGGCTCGCAACGACTCGACCATTGCTGCAGAGTCGGTTGGCTGTACCGCAATTACTTTAGTCTTGGGGCGCACCGCCTTGACGTACGCTGCGATCCCGGAAATCAGACCACCGCCACCAACAGCAACAAAAATTGCATCGATATCGCCCTGGTGCTGCCGGAGGATTTCCATGCCGATGGTTCCCTGTCCGGCGATGACGTCCGGATCATCGTAGGGATGGATGAATGCCTTGTTACCCTTCTTGACCAGCTTCTGGGCGTGCTCATATGAATCGGAATAAGATTCGCCGTGTAGCACCACCTTTGCCCCGCGTGCCTTTACCGCGTCAACCTTGATGGCTGGCGTGGTCCGCGGCATTACGATGGTGGCCTCGGTGCCAAGTTTCTGGGCCGCCAACGCCACGCCCTGCGCATGATTGCCGCTACTCGCAGCAACGACTCCCTTGGCCAACTGCGCCGCCGACAGGTGAGCCATCTTGTTGTAGGCGCCGCGCAGCTTGAAGGAGAACACGGGTTGCTCGTCCTCCCGTTTGATCAGCACGTTGTTACCCAGACGCTCTGAGAGCAGTCGCGCGTTGGTCAACGATGTCTCAACAGCGACGTCGTACACCTTCGCGTTCAGTATGCGAATCAAATAGTCCAAGGTCAGTCCTCGCGATGGTGGATCCGGTAGAAACTGCCCACGAACAAGGTGTCGGGCTTTCTTGCTTCCGGATCCAAAATTCTAGACGGCTCACAGGCTGCGACTTGCGCCAGAGGTCGGGGGCTGCCAGGCAGGCTCTGCAGGCAAAGGACCAGGAAACGCTGAAACTTGACTTGGCGATAACTACACTTGATTTCACGGGAATTCGGCGCCGACATGCGAGGAAATCATCTGAAGCGCTGCAAACAGGGCCGTCTGCATTGGTGATCGCCCGACCGTGCCGGCCGACACATGCATTAGCGCATCACGCAATGGCCAATAGCTCTGCCATCGTACGGCTAACCCCAAGGCCGTTCGACGCCAGACTGTTTGGCGAGGCGCCCGAGATAGTCACGGTGCGTATCCAGCACGGCGGGTTCCAAAAGGACAGGATGAATCGTCGCTGGCACGCTGTCGGCGGTACCGTTATCAATCGCCAGTGACGGCACCTGTGCGGGGAGCTCCATTTCAAAGGCGCCCTGGCCACGTGTCAGGCCGAAGTACACCTCCGCAAGGAGCCTTGCATCCAGCAAGGCACCATGCAGATTGCGCTGTGAGTTATCCACTCCGAGACGATCGCAAAGAGCATCCAGTGAATTGCGCTTGCCGGGGAACTTTTCCTTGGCTAGCGCGAGGGAGTCAACAATGACCAGATCCAGGCTTGACAGCGACGGCATGCGCAAGCGCGCAAGTTCGTGATTCAGGAACGATACATCGAATGGCGCGTTATGTATGACGACGCTCGCCCCAACCAGAAAGGCCAGCAGTTCGTGAACGATGGTCGCGAACTTGGGTTTGCCACGCAGGTCGTCCCAGGTGTAGCCGTGCACGGCCGTCGCGCCTGCGTCGATCTCCCGTTCTGGGTCAAGATAAAAGTGCAGGTGTCGGCCCGTTAGATCGCGACCGACAGCTTCTATGCCAGCAACCTCAATGATGCGATGTCCCGAGCGGGCATCAAGGCCTGTCGTTTCAGTGTCCAGAAAGACAAGTCGCTCAGCTGCTTCCATGCCGATTCAACGTTTCCTGAATTTCCTTGATTGCCATCTCTATCTCGCTGTCACTCAAGGCTCGGCGTCCGGTTGTCGGCTCAACCAGCGTGATCGTACGATCCATCTGGGTGCTGAATTCCCCCATCGCCAGTGTCTCGGTATGAGTTGTTGTGACAGTGTCTGACCACTCACCATTACTGCCAGCCCAACGGACCGCAATAATGCTCAGATTGTCGCAATCAACACCAGCGCGCTTCTCCGCATCATTGAGAAGTTCTGGCGTTGCCTTGCTCAATTCGGACTGGCCGATTCGCGCTACGAGCTCGCCATCGTTGTAGGCGCTCCAAAGGCCATCGGTGCAGAGAACGAGAAGGTCATTTGATTGCAGGGGAATTCGCGGTGAGAAGTCGACCGTTGGCTCGAATGCGCCGCCTAGACAGCTGAATACCTTGTTTCGGTCTGGATGTCTCC
This is a stretch of genomic DNA from Casimicrobium huifangae. It encodes these proteins:
- a CDS encoding methyl-accepting chemotaxis protein, with protein sequence MKLKLGKVFKGKGSAPAADIPTVVAAPLAGDTGMASAYDPTRAVSVVEQLRAAARGGKAVRQLPLIGHLSTAKQFQYLAAALATSFVLMLILFGLYAIEARKNGAQKEAATEMQMLAQRLARGGAQSEMGGAAGFDVLQSSREQFRSNLKALSSGGEYRGVSVSEPQSEAVRTAVTELEKRWTLVDGKVDELVAARAILTSLSQAVSNVNQGNQGLLELAEQLATQLSSGSGREIALANNLVMLTQRIAKNANALVGDEVDSDVAFLLGKDTATFRDIVNGLLQGSDALRVSAIRDGEARQTLTELGSRFQETEKRLVEVLRAMPRLLAGKQAAKVITVEAEPLMAGAKNLSNAYEGAGNTANFALYLAAALGLLSLLLGAALGYLFLNEARVRAAENERENQRNQEAILRLLNEMGTLADGDLTVKASVTEDVTGAIADSINFTVDELRKVVSDINATTGEVAGATQAAQAISQRLYQASQRQSGEIQRSSALVLQMAQSINEVSASATQGAKVAEQSLNVAEKGSLAVQNQIAGMNEIRAQIQESSKRIKRLGESSQEIGEIVELISDITEQTNVLALNAAIQAASAGEAGRGFTVVAEEVQRLAERSAEATKQIEALVRAIQADTQDAVNAMEKTTQGVVEGTRLSDAAGQALSEISRVSRDLASLVGNISVQTQTQSASVSEVTRGMQDILAVTEETSRGTQQTNVSIEELGRLAQTLRSSVAGFKV
- a CDS encoding response regulator, yielding MHMQATGANAEPSEVDGLKVMVIDDSNTIRRSAEIFLLQAGCQVILAEDGFDALAKIADHRPDVIFVDIMMPRLDGYLTCALIKKNAKFKSTPVVMLSSKDGLFDRARGRMVGSDQYLTKPFTKESLISAVASFAGRERAN
- a CDS encoding response regulator; this translates as MPVKKVLVVDDSPTERHALSEILRRAGYEVNTCDSGEEAVAQSKVLLPDLILMDVVMPGLNGFQATRVIARDDATKHIPVIICTTKSQETDKIWGLRQGARDYIVKPIDANDLLDKIARLDG
- a CDS encoding chemotaxis protein CheW; the encoded protein is MARDRNRLRDFQEALAMRLRQAAELPQRQSRLAVQVGDRGFLLNLDDVSEVSPVGSVTPVPLTQPWFLGVTNVRGTLYAVTDFALWLGLHLTSDIAAKRLILLGQRLGKVRAGLIVTRVVGLRLLDEMRAGETPLTRAWESAAWVDRDGTSWTEVDLERLASDAEFLQVVR
- the ilvA gene encoding threonine ammonia-lyase, biosynthetic, with the translated sequence MTLDYLIRILNAKVYDVAVETSLTNARLLSERLGNNVLIKREDEQPVFSFKLRGAYNKMAHLSAAQLAKGVVAASSGNHAQGVALAAQKLGTEATIVMPRTTPAIKVDAVKARGAKVVLHGESYSDSYEHAQKLVKKGNKAFIHPYDDPDVIAGQGTIGMEILRQHQGDIDAIFVAVGGGGLISGIAAYVKAVRPKTKVIAVQPTDSAAMVESLRAGRRVTLPTVGLFADAIAVKQVGSETFRLCQQYVDDTVLVSTDEICAAIKDVYTDCRSILEPGGAAAIAGMKKYAEKHRYRGKTLVAVACGSNMNFDRLRFVAERAVIGEAREAVLAVTLPEKAGSFRAFCEVLGPRSVTEFNYRYAGGTQAHVFVGVELSHKRETASLIRDFKRAGIAAVDLTDNEMAKLHVRHLVGGHAPGAVGERLFRFDFPERPGALAQFLRVMNGDWNITLFHYRNHGSDIGRVLAGIQVPERDAPELERFLNRIVELGYAWIEETQNVAYRLFLGLNQG
- a CDS encoding PP2C family protein-serine/threonine phosphatase, which encodes MEFSIFQETRRGGRKVNQDRVGYIYTRDALFVVVADGMGGHVGGEIAAHITVRLLLERFEQEAKPVLASPVLFLQNALKAAHSALADYAQRFRLVDTPRTTCVACVVQDDAAYWAHAGDSRLYHIRRGSLQARTRDHSKVQYLLDNGVITAAEAGRHPDRNKVFSCLGGAFEPTVDFSPRIPLQSNDLLVLCTDGLWSAYNDGELVARIGQSELSKATPELLNDAEKRAGVDCDNLSIIAVRWAGSNGEWSDTVTTTHTETLAMGEFSTQMDRTITLVEPTTGRRALSDSEIEMAIKEIQETLNRHGSS
- the dnaQ gene encoding DNA polymerase III subunit epsilon codes for the protein MEAAERLVFLDTETTGLDARSGHRIIEVAGIEAVGRDLTGRHLHFYLDPEREIDAGATAVHGYTWDDLRGKPKFATIVHELLAFLVGASVVIHNAPFDVSFLNHELARLRMPSLSSLDLVIVDSLALAKEKFPGKRNSLDALCDRLGVDNSQRNLHGALLDARLLAEVYFGLTRGQGAFEMELPAQVPSLAIDNGTADSVPATIHPVLLEPAVLDTHRDYLGRLAKQSGVERPWG